In a genomic window of Primulina huaijiensis isolate GDHJ02 chromosome 10, ASM1229523v2, whole genome shotgun sequence:
- the LOC140986844 gene encoding uncharacterized protein, producing MMIASSHKNPWQRYHLQYKDTNFEGFTKHKDSLYAQPGVNLITQDHSSNFEPPESPGEFKQRPVYNQEFGMWSAYPDHNTVQQNQLTVFQSQFNPSALDYSFHGRFPQNYRYDHNLQDFQYFVVIDFEATCDKNRNLHPQEIIEFPSVIVNSSTGQLEACFQTYVRPMCNRFLSDFCKDLTGIQQIQVDRGITLGEALLRHDNWLENKGIKNTNFAVVTWSNWDCQVMLESECRFKKIRKPPYFNRWINLRVPFYEVFGGERCSLKEAVEKSGLTWQGRAHCGLDDAKNTARLLALMMNNGFKFSITNSLTDQSISDPFAWKPTHENPPPALHQPQNLRQSQAPPLQKSLYCYCGVTSSRGVIRKPGPKKGSMFFGCGNWTAARGARCLYFEWASP from the exons ATGATGATTGCTTCATCACATAAAA ATCCTTGGCAACGCTACCACCTGCAATATAAGGATACCAACTTTGAGGGCTTCACCAAGCACAAGGATAGCCTTTATGCTCAACCGGGTGTGAATCTCATTACTCAAGATCACTCATCGAATTTCGAGCCTCCAGAATCTCCTGGAGAATTCAAGCAACGGCCCGTCTACAATCAGGAATTCGGCATGTGGTCTGCATATCCTGACCATAATACAGTGCAACAGAACCAACTGACTGTCTTTCAGAGCCAGTTCAACCCCTCTGCTTTGGATTATAGCTTTCACGGCCGATTCCCTCAAAATTATAGATACGATCACAATTTAcaggattttcaatattttgtcgTGATCGATTTTGAGGCAACTTGTGACAAAAATAGGAATCTTCATCCACAAGAGATAATAGAGTTCCCGTCTGTAATAGTCAACAGCTCGACTGGGCAGCTGGAAGCTTGCTTTCAGACATACGTTCGACCAATGTGCAACCGGTTCCTGAGTGATTTCTGTAAGGATCTGACAGGCATCCAGCAAATTCAG GTGGACAGGGGAATTACACTGGGTGAAGCTCTTCTTAGGCATGACAACTGGCTTGAAAATAAAGGAATAAAGAATACCAATTTTGCTGTGGTGACATGGTCCAACTGGGATTGCCAGGTGATGTTGGAATCCGAATGTCgtttcaaaaaaattagaaaGCCTCCATATTTCAATCG ATGGATAAACTTGAGGGTTCCTTTCTATGAGGTTTTTGGTGGGGAAAGGTGCAGTTTGAAAGAAGCAGTGGAGAAATCTGGCCTCACATGGCAAGGTCGTGCCCACTGTGGTTTGGACGATGCCAAGAATACAGCCCGTTTACTTGCCTTGATGATGAACAATGGCTTTAAATTCTCAATTACCAACTCACTCACCGATCAGTCCATCAGTGATCCTTTTGCATGGAAGCCGACACATGAAAACCCTCCTCCAGCTTTGCATCAACCACAGAATTTGAGGCAGTCACAAGCTCCACCTCTCCAGAAAAGTCTTTATTGTTATTGTGGGGTGACAAGTAGCAGAGGCGTTATTCGGAAACCAGGTCCTAAGAAGGGGAGCATGTTTTTCGGATGTGGAAACTGGACTGCTGCTAGAGGTGCTCGTTGCCTTTACTTCGAATGGGCTTCTCCCTAA
- the LOC140986135 gene encoding SNF2 domain-containing protein CLASSY 4-like: MNMDAPKTPMNTVSRRTRSQWDIFYRNRFNEVKGIKTQESGETSVEKHDFGINGGNTGGVDMTVQDEGSGTRDVKRISGSGNIGETVKKMIAGDAKNNNLTGIKTRLRSRKKFDMRAKNDDDDVGKGDDEVIYLSEEVVSNGLSSKVGSESRSGSHSKLSVDEIVSCSSKQVEKTSLITDQVKNSVVCGRGRLGIKHLNELRIDDASINLDNAVDSDDSALKSDGSDTSAESWLYGPESSSKDNSTDEDYKEIEPSRSDGSHCSSDAERKEDDEYEVGDDDDSSIKINAHPGEENSSNSIENKKTFILGTKSMKVKGKKENDVEQLKNNENNEGCDGNGNDNSCTRINSDRKKMEEIIIIVDGEEPEVRKSTKMKGKGDDELARINSLHKLCSNYISMDGARKLEDSSVSLGPKSASKREDDTVILTDLKKRKTSDFDVCLDFYKHNKNTHGSVTKHLQSRLISKSQKKKKEQGKSNSPVIVIESDESASSTDEDSESLIKEAGFQIKQTLKRSQATKKAVKLTKKKIRLRRNLDMIRMLEDPIDALGESASPTEESVWTQIYLPLKFRFEDEVQPPPERSEWEKEIDSLFGDLEMGLRECEIGYPNSSETDIDDIISPEIDASPAASCQRGEHYHILDEEIGIRCKYCEIVFLEIKYVLPPFYTSPLGGRDRKEFAESRSFIFDQIQLQYPACGIPDYAIRTRGTIWELMAGIENVLYPHQREGLEFIWKNVAGDIHIEKLKGPLSDGGRGCIISHAPGTGKTRLTIAFLLIFMKLYPTCRPVVVAPRGMLFTWEDELSKWQVDVPFHNMNKEELSDNESNMASIIFGQVGGSGICSEHIRLAKLYSWTKRKSILGISYRLFEQLAGDKERRRQNEQIRRLLLESPGVLVLDEGHTARNSKSLMWKALTKVATQRRIMLTGTPFQNNFTELYNTLCLVNPKFVNHFKSDETRQTYSKKRGRKSDEAKSKFMDFASSICRNTDEGLKKLRAMLDPFVHLHKGSILQDSLPGLRNTLVFLHPTELQKTLLEIATKEGNIFHRIQLVSLISVHPSLVSKSKRFSDYKNELEEIELTVDAGVKTKFIMNLISLADALGERVLIFSQFLDPLVFIKKQLESHFSWNEGKQVLYMDGQSDMKHRQEKISSFNDHSSKAKVLLASQRACSEGISLVGASRVVLIDTVWNPSVERQAVSRAFRLGQKRLVFVYRLMTSGSEFMQYAQQAEKDRMSQLIFSPVDEDTYSSERSCSVWDDKILDALVNLENFKHSFAKIIHQPKESDLIEILKSVDLR, from the exons ATGAATATGGATGCTCCTAAAACTCCTATGAATACTGTATCGAGACGAACCAGAAGTCAGTGGGATATATTTTACAGAAATCGCTTTAACGAGGTGAAGGGGATTAAAACACAAGAAAGTGGGGAAACAAGTGTggagaaacatgattttgggaTAAATGGTGGAAACACTGGTGGTGTGGATATGACTGTACAGGATGAGGGTTCTGGGACGAGGGATGTGAAGAGAATATCTGGTTCAGGTAACATTGGGGAAACTGTAAAAAAAATGATAGCCGGGGATGCAAAGAATAATAATTTGACTGGGATAAAAACGCGTCTGAGGAGCAGGAAGAAGTTTGATATGAGGGCTAagaatgatgatgatgatgttggGAAGGGTGATGATGAAGTTATATATTTGAGTGAAGAGGTTGTCTCAAATGGGCTTAGTTCGAAAGTGGGTTCAGAATCAAGATCTGGGTCACATTCAAAGCTTAGTGTGGATGAGATTGTCTCGTGTAGCTCAAAGCAAGTAGAGAAAACAAGCTTAATTACTGATCAGGTGAAGAATAGTGTTGTGTGTGGTAGAGGAAGGCTGGGAATCAAACATCTGAACGAGCTCAGGATTGATGATGCTTCCATCAATTTGGACAACGCTGTAGATTCAGACGATTCAGCTTTGAAATCAGATGGATCAGATACTTCTGCTGAATCATGGCTTTATGGACCAGAATCCAGTAGCAAGGATAATTCAACTGACGAGGACTATAAAGAGATTGAGCCATCTAGATCTGATGGTTCACATTGCAGCAGTGATGCTGAGCGAAAAGAGGATGATGAATATGAAGTGGGAGATGATGATGATagttcaattaaaataaatgctCATCCTGGAGAAGAGAACAGTTCAAATTCCatagaaaacaagaaaacatttattttaggTACAAAGAGTATGAAAGTGAAAGGTAAGAAAGAAAACGATGTTGAGCAATTAAAGAATAATGAAAATAACGAGGGTTGTGATGGGAATGGCAATGATAATAGTTGTACCAGAATAAATTCTGACCGGAAAAAAATGGAGGAGATAATAATTATCGTGGATGGTGAGGAGCCCGAAGTTAGAAAGAGTACAAAAATGAAAGGGAAGGGAGACGATGAACTGGCTAGGATAAATAGTTTGCACAAACTGTGTTCAAATTATATTAGCATGGATGGGGCCAGGAAACTTGAAGATAGCAGTGTCAGTCTGGGGCCAAAAAGTGCGAGTAAGCGAGAAGATGACACTGTCATCCTGACTGATTTGAAGAAGAGAAAAACTTCGGATTTTGATGTTTGCTTAGATTTTTACAAACATAACAAGAACACACATGGAAGTGTCACAAAACATCTGCAATCACGCTTGATTTCCAAgtctcaaaagaaaaaaaaagaacaggGAAAGTCTAATTCCCCTGTCATTGTAATAGAAAGTGATGAATCTGCTTCTTCCACTGATGAGGACTCTGAATCTTTGATAAAGGAGGCTGGCTTCCAGATTAAACAGACGCTTAAAAGGAGTCAAGCTACAAAGAAAGCAGTTAAACTCACTAAGAAAAAGATTCGTCTCAGAAGAAACCTTGATATGATCAGGATGCTGGAAGATCCCATAGATGCACTTGGTGAGAGTGCATCTCCAACTGAAGAGAGCGTTTGGACTCAAATATACCTGCCATTGAAATTTAGGTTCGAGGATGAGGTGCAGCCTCCACCGGAGAGATCGGAATGGGAGAAGGAAATTGATTCTCTTTTCGGCGATCTGGAAATGGGTCTTCGAGAATGTGAAATTGGCTACCCTAATTCTTCTGAG ACAGATATTGATGACATAATCTCTCCAGAGATAGATGCAAGTCCAGCAGCTAGTTGCCAAAGAGGGGAGCATTATCATATACTTGATGAAGAGATAGGCATTAGATGTAAATACTGCGAGATTGTGTTCCTCGAGATAAAATATGTCTTGCCACCTTTT TACACATCCCCTTTAGGGGGAAGGGACAGGAAAGAATTTGCTGAGTCACGAAGCTTTATCTTCGATCAAATTCAGTTGCAATATCCTGCTTGTGGAATCCCCGATTATGCTATTCGAACCCGAGGAACCATATGGGAATTGATGGCTGGCATTGAAAATGTACTTTACCCCCATCAACGTGAGGGTTTGGAATTTATATGGAAAAATGTAGCTGGAGATATTCACATAGAGAAACTAAAAGGCCCTCTTTCTGATGGTGGAAGGGGATGCATAATTTCACATGCCCCTGGTACAGGCAAAACCCGACTCACGATAGCATTTCTCTTGATATTTATGAAGCTATATCCAACCTGTCGGCCTGTGGTTGTAGCTCCTCGTGGCATGCTTTTCACGTGGGAAGATGAATTATCAAAATGGCAAGTTGATGTACCATTTCACAATATGAACAAAGAGGAGTTATCTGATAATGAAAGTAACATGGCTTCTATTATTTTTGGGCAAGTAGGAGGTAGTGGAATCTGCTCAGAACATATTCGGCTGGCAAAATTGTATTCTTGGACGAAGAGAAAAAGTATTCTAGGAATCAGTTATCGGCTTTTTGAACAGCTTGCTGGAGATAAAGAGCGGAGACGACAGAACGAGCAAATTAGGAGACTACTTCTCGAATCACCAGGTGTTTTAGTGCTTGATGAAGGGCATACCGCACGAAATAGCAAAAGCCTAATGTGGAAGGCGTTGACAAAAGTTGCAACACAGCGACGCATAATGCTAACTGGAACTCCTTTCCAAAACAATTTCACTGAGTTATACAACACACTCTGCTTGGTCAATCCAAAATTTGTAAATCATTTCAAGTCTGATGAAACTCGACAAACTTATAGCAAAAAACGTGGGAGAAAGAGTGATGAAGCGAAAAGCAAATTTATGGATTTTGCTAGTTCTATCTGCAGAAATACTGATGAAGGGCTAAAGAAGCTCCGAGCCATGCTTGATCCATTTGTTCATTTGCACAAAGGATCTATACTTCAAGACAGTCTCCCCGGACTGAGAAACACTCTCGTTTTCTTACATCCAACTGAACTGCAGAAGACCCTTCTGGAAATTGCTACCAAAGAAGGAAACATTTTCCACAGGATTCAATTGGTGTCCCTGATCTCTGTGCACCCTTCCCTTGTGTCTAAATCAAAGCGGTTCTCTGATTATAAAAATGAGTTAGAAGAGATAGAATTGACTGTTGATGCTGGAGTGAAgacaaaatttattatgaatttGATATCGCTAGCTGATGCACTCGGTGAGAGGGTTTTAATCTTCAGTCAGTTTCTTGATCCTTTAGTCTTTATCAAGAAACAACTTGAATCCCATTTTTCTTGGAATGAAGGCAAGCAAGTGCTCTACATGGACGGCCAATCTGACATGAAACATCGCCAAGAAAAAATATCATCTTTTAACGATCATTCAAGTAAAGCAAAGGTGCTTCTTGCATCACAAAGAGCATGTTCAGAAGGAATTAGTCTGGTAGGAGCTTCCCGAGTCGTATTGATCGATACGGTTTGGAACCCTTCCGTCGAGAGACAAGCCGTAAGCCGAGCTTTCCGGCTTGGGCAGAAAAGACTGGTTTTCGTGTATCGTTTGATGACATCTGGATCGGAGTTCATGCAGTATGCACAACAGGCTGAAAAAGATCGCATGTCTCAGTTGATATTTTCGCCCGTGGATGAAGATACATATAGCAGTGAAAGGTCTTGTTCGGTGTGGGATGACAAAATATTGGATGCTCTGGTTAATCTTGAAAACTTCAAGCACAGCTTTGCAAAGATAATTCACCAGCCAAAGGAATCTGATttgatcgaaatcttgaagtccGTGGATCTCAGGTAA
- the LOC140986340 gene encoding mannosyl-oligosaccharide 1,2-alpha-mannosidase MNS1-like, with amino-acid sequence MARSRSSSTRWRFLNPAYYLKRPKRLAFIFTLFVSATLLFWDRQTLVREHQEEVSKLSDEVIRLKDLLEEIKTGQEDARKEKSRARGHSSGRHSDVSDDPIDIERREKVRNAMIHAWTSYERYAWGHDELQPQTKNGINSFGGLGATLIDALDTLYIMGLDEQFQKARAWVVESLDFNKNYDASVFETTIRVVGGLLSSYDLSGDKVFLEKAKDIADRLLPAWDTPSGIPYNVINLAHGNPHNPGWSGGDSILADSGTEQLEFIALSQRTGDIKYQQKVENVILELNKTFPPDGLLPIYINPHRGTGSQSTITFGAMGDSFYEYLLKVWIQGNKTAAVKHYREMWETSMKGLLTLVRRTTPSSFAYLCEKNGASLIDKMDELACFAPGMLALGSTGYAPDEAKKSLSLAEELAWTCYNFYLSTPTKLAGENYFFNSGQDMSVGTSWNILRPETVESLFYLWRLTGNKTYQEWGWNIFLAFEKNSRIETGYVGLKDVNTGVKDNMMQSFFLAETLKYLYLLFSPSSVISLDEWVFNTEAHPIRITPRNDHVETMGVSVGKHKPETRSRSRKEGRFGEN; translated from the exons GAAGAGGTGTCTAAATTGAGCGATGAAGTTATTCGGTTAAAAGACCTG CTTGAAGAAATAAAGACTGGTCAAGAGGATGCTAGAAAGGAGAAGTCTAGGGCCCGAGGCCATAGTTCAGGTAGGCATTCAGATGTTTCTGATGATCCAATTGATATTGAAAGACGAGAGAAAGTTAGAAATGCCATGATTCATGCATGGACTTCATATGAAAGATATGCTTGGGGTCATGATGAACTCCAG CCTCAAACAAAGAATGGCATTAACAGCTTCGGTGGTCTTGGAGCAACTTTAATCGATGCTCTTGACACACTATACATTATGGGTTTGGATGAGCAGTTCCAAAAAGCTAGAGC GTGGGTTGTAGAGTCCTTGGACTTTAACAAGAACTATGATGCGAGCGTGTTTGAGACAACCATAAG AGTTGTAGGTGGACTTCTCAGTTCATATGATCTCTCTGGTGATAAAGTTTTCCTTGAAAAAGCTAAAGATATTGCTGACAGACTTCTGCCTGCATGGGATACTCCTTCTGGCATACCATATAATGTTATTAACTTGGCTCATGGGAATCCTCATAATCCTGGGTGGTCAGGG gGTGATAGCATCCTGGCAGATTCTGGCACCGAGCAGCTGGAATTTATTGCTCTTTCCCAAAGGACAGGGGACATCAAGTATCAGCAGAag GTGGAAAATGTTATATTGGAGCTCAATAAGACCTTTCCACCAGATGGTTTGCTTCCTATATATATTAATCCTCACAGAGGAACAGGATCTCAGTCAACCATAACCTTCGGAGCCATGGGGGACAG CTTTTATGAATATCTACTCAAGGTGTGGATTCAAGGAAACAAGACCGCTGCAGTGAAGCATTATCG GGAAATGTGGGAGACATCAATGAAAGGTCTTCTTACCTTGGTTCGGAGAACTACCCCTTCGTCTTTTGCTTATCTATGCGAGAAGAATGGAGCTTCATTGATAGACAAG ATGGATGAACTTGCATGTTTTGCTCCAGGAATGTTAGCATTGGGTTCTACTGGTTATGCTCCTGATGAAGCTAAAAAGTCTCTATCTCTGGCAGAGGAG CTAGCTTGGACGTGCTATAATTTCTACCTATCAACACCAACAAAATTGGCTGGAGAAAATTACTTCTTTAATTCTGGACAA GATATGAGTGTTGGAACTTCATGGAACATATTAAGGCCAGAAACGGTTGAGTCACTCTTTTACCTCTGGCGTTTGACCGGTAATAAGACATATCAAGAATGGGGATGGAATATCTTTCTAGCATTCGAGAAGAACTCCCGCATAGAGACAGGATATGTTGGATTAAAAGAT GTTAATACTGGTGTGAAAGACAACATGATGCAAAGCTTTTTTCTGGCAGAGACGCTTAAATATCTGTACCTTCTTTTCTCTCCATCTTCAGTCATTTCACTGGATGAATGGGTTTTCAACACAGAAGCACACCCTATTAGAATAACTCCTCGAAATGACCATGTGGAAACAATGGGAGTATCAGTTGGAAAACATAAACCAGAAACTCGATCACGTTCCAGGAAAGAAGGCAGATTTGGTGAGAACTAG